The proteins below come from a single Prochlorococcus marinus CUG1415 genomic window:
- a CDS encoding nicotinate-nucleotide--dimethylbenzimidazole phosphoribosyltransferase has protein sequence MYSKQLGINFFGNESNQERQLNRIEILKKDINNFKIFLVIAGTNTSQISGISAAGINAKSRRITALADAEFLLKGASKDHKYKLPLLNAGVTPALISHVCSKLINIYPDIVPLGIGVKPYFNHLVVEDRDLGPSNCLTTGKSMPKERVINLYERGLAIGKSTKQPILISESVPGGTTTAQAVMEAFGLQVSDLVGSSLFKAPRELRRKVVQKGLLNANLKTNFDSFDVVASVGDPFQAFSMGLLIGARLAKQPVILSGGSQMMAVILLVLEFLGAKNKDDFIEDVFIATTGWLIKDNSLNDLLNLINEKYDIKLLGLASPLNFKSSIYKELQDYEIGHVKEGVGAGGISILAFLNGFKNHEIVSLCQQNLEMMKGLGQISLEKDC, from the coding sequence ATGTATAGTAAACAATTAGGGATAAATTTTTTTGGTAATGAATCCAATCAAGAAAGACAACTTAATAGGATAGAAATACTGAAAAAGGATATAAATAATTTCAAAATATTTCTTGTAATTGCAGGCACTAATACATCTCAAATTTCAGGAATTTCCGCTGCAGGTATTAATGCAAAATCAAGGAGAATAACTGCGCTCGCAGATGCCGAATTTTTGCTTAAGGGTGCTTCAAAAGATCATAAATATAAATTGCCTCTCCTCAATGCAGGAGTAACTCCTGCCCTAATAAGTCATGTTTGTTCAAAGCTTATAAATATTTATCCAGATATTGTTCCTCTTGGAATAGGAGTAAAGCCTTATTTTAATCATTTGGTTGTAGAAGATAGAGATTTGGGACCATCAAATTGTCTTACTACTGGTAAATCCATGCCCAAAGAGAGAGTTATAAATCTCTATGAAAGAGGTCTTGCGATAGGGAAATCCACAAAACAACCCATCTTAATTTCTGAATCTGTACCAGGGGGCACCACAACTGCTCAGGCAGTAATGGAAGCTTTTGGTTTGCAGGTGTCTGATTTAGTAGGGAGTAGTTTATTTAAAGCTCCAAGAGAACTAAGAAGAAAAGTAGTTCAGAAAGGACTTTTAAATGCAAATCTCAAGACTAATTTTGACTCTTTTGATGTTGTCGCATCAGTGGGAGACCCTTTCCAAGCTTTCTCAATGGGTTTATTAATTGGTGCTAGATTAGCAAAACAACCTGTAATATTGTCTGGTGGAAGTCAAATGATGGCTGTCATTTTGCTTGTATTAGAATTCTTAGGTGCAAAAAATAAAGATGACTTTATTGAGGATGTTTTTATTGCGACAACTGGCTGGCTTATAAAAGATAATTCTCTAAATGATTTATTAAATTTAATTAATGAGAAATACGATATCAAATTATTAGGTTTAGCAAGCCCTTTAAATTTTAAATCGTCTATATATAAAGAATTGCAGGATTATGAAATAGGCCATGTCAAAGAAGGTGTAGGTGCTGGTGGAATATCAATACTTGCATTTTTGAATGGGTTTAAAAATCACGAAATAGTTTCATTGTGTCAACAAAATCTGGAAATGATGAAGGGTCTAGGTCAAATTTCTTTAGAGAAGGATTGCTGA
- a CDS encoding aldo/keto reductase, whose protein sequence is MIINSQKRSFGRGAKVSLFTLGTMRATESLEKMYSIIKNAYYVGINHIETAPSYGNAESLIGNSIKKLALVDNIPEKNWVITTKVLPKGDFNFLKKNFQNSLKNLNREKINNLAIHGLNLKQHLAWVLEGEGKKFISWILEKELVDQVGFSSHGSYSLIKEAINCEVFSFCSLHLHYLDQSKITLAEQAIKKGMGVLAISPADKGGRLYSPSDILLEASKPFHPLELAYRFLLAKGITTLSLGATNKKDFEFANKLRNSSERLTTPEIIALNKIEEVANERLSSTKCEQCRCCVPCPNEIPIPEILRLRNISIGYGQLEFSKERYNLIGKAGHWWEEKNASFCQECNECVPKCPSKLDIPNLLKETNNLLIETPKKRLWG, encoded by the coding sequence ATGATTATTAATTCACAAAAAAGATCATTTGGTAGAGGGGCGAAAGTGAGCTTATTCACTTTAGGGACAATGCGAGCAACTGAGAGTCTAGAAAAAATGTATAGCATAATAAAAAATGCATATTATGTAGGAATTAACCACATAGAAACAGCACCTTCTTATGGTAATGCCGAATCACTCATTGGAAATTCAATAAAAAAACTAGCATTAGTAGACAACATACCCGAAAAAAACTGGGTGATTACTACCAAAGTTTTACCAAAGGGTGATTTTAACTTTTTAAAAAAAAATTTTCAAAATTCTCTTAAAAATTTAAATCGCGAGAAAATTAATAATCTTGCAATTCATGGACTCAATTTAAAACAACATCTAGCTTGGGTTCTAGAGGGAGAGGGTAAGAAATTCATATCATGGATACTTGAGAAGGAACTAGTTGATCAAGTTGGCTTTAGTTCACACGGAAGTTATTCACTAATTAAAGAAGCAATTAACTGTGAAGTTTTTAGTTTTTGTAGCCTACATTTACATTATTTAGATCAATCTAAAATTACTTTGGCAGAGCAAGCCATAAAAAAAGGTATGGGAGTATTAGCAATATCGCCCGCTGATAAAGGCGGTAGATTATATTCTCCAAGTGATATTTTGTTAGAGGCCTCAAAGCCTTTTCATCCATTAGAATTAGCGTATCGATTTCTTTTGGCAAAAGGCATTACAACTTTGTCCTTGGGGGCCACAAACAAAAAAGATTTTGAATTTGCTAATAAACTTAGAAACTCTTCCGAGAGGCTCACAACACCTGAAATAATTGCCCTCAATAAAATTGAGGAAGTGGCTAACGAAAGATTAAGCTCAACAAAATGTGAACAATGCAGATGTTGTGTGCCATGCCCAAATGAAATACCTATTCCAGAAATACTTCGTTTAAGGAATATATCTATTGGTTATGGCCAATTAGAATTTTCAAAAGAAAGATACAATTTAATAGGAAAAGCTGGCCACTGGTGGGAAGAAAAAAATGCCTCATTTTGTCAAGAGTGTAATGAATGTGTTCCTAAATGTCCTAGTAAATTAGACATACCAAATTTATTAAAGGAAACCAATAACTTATTAATTGAAACTCCTAAAAAAAGATTATGGGGTTAA
- the topA gene encoding type I DNA topoisomerase, with protein MDHTLVIVESPTKAKTIRKFLPSNYEVLASMGHVRDLPKGAAEIPAAVKKEKWSRIGVNTTEDFEPLYIVPKDKKKVVKELKDALKGATQLLLATDEDREGESISWHLLQILNPKIPTKRMVFHEITKKAIKKALDQTREIDMELVQAQETRRILDRLFGYELSPLLWKKVAPRLSAGRVQSVSVRLLVRRERERRSFKKASYWGIKASLVKDNVTFETKLFSLNGQRICNGSDFDEQTGKLKQGNKSLIIEEEKVNDLLKTFSSEDWLVSKIEKKPSTRKPVPPFTTSTLQQEANRKLRLSARETMRCAQGLYERGFITYMRTDSVHLSEQATRAARECVSTMYGKEYLSDSPRQFNSTARNAQEAHEAIRPAGEVFKTPKETNLTGRDLSLYDLIWKRTVASQMAEARLTMINAEISVGDGLFKSSGKSIDFAGFFRAYVEGSDDPSSSLEQQEIILPNLITGTCLEVTNQESTFHETKPPARYTEAALVKVLEKEGIGRPSTYASIIGTIVDRGYANISSNTLAPTFTAFAVTALLEEHFPDLVDTTFTAKMESSLDEISSGNLEWLPYLETFYKGKNGLEVKVQKTEGDIDGKAYRQVDFEDLPCVVRIGSNGPWLEGTKIDESGNEIQAKGNLPMDITPGDLDIKQVDQILSGPSDLGTDPKTGEKVFLRFGPYGPYVQLGNNDQDKAKPRRASLPKELKTDDLTLDEALVLLSLPRLLGVHPEGGVVEADRGRFGPYIKWIKNENESENRSLKKEDDVFTVDIKRALEILAMPKMGRGGQEVLKDFGKPKEFKEKIQILNGRYGVYLKCGKTNVSIAKDTDLEKFSIDDALFLLEEKLKDKKGSISKKTKIRNKKTTRKKKS; from the coding sequence TTGGATCACACACTTGTTATTGTTGAAAGTCCCACCAAAGCAAAAACCATAAGAAAGTTTTTGCCTTCTAATTATGAAGTTCTTGCTTCAATGGGGCATGTAAGAGATCTTCCAAAAGGAGCTGCTGAAATCCCTGCTGCAGTAAAAAAGGAAAAATGGTCAAGGATAGGAGTTAATACAACAGAGGATTTTGAACCACTTTATATAGTTCCAAAAGATAAGAAAAAGGTTGTTAAAGAGCTGAAAGATGCATTGAAAGGTGCTACCCAACTATTACTGGCAACTGATGAAGATAGAGAGGGAGAGAGTATTAGCTGGCATCTTCTGCAAATACTTAATCCTAAAATACCTACTAAGAGAATGGTTTTTCATGAAATTACAAAAAAGGCAATTAAAAAAGCTTTAGATCAAACAAGAGAAATTGATATGGAACTTGTCCAGGCTCAAGAAACAAGAAGAATCTTGGACAGGCTTTTTGGATATGAATTATCTCCTTTACTTTGGAAGAAGGTGGCTCCCCGATTATCTGCTGGACGTGTTCAATCAGTTTCTGTAAGACTTCTTGTTAGAAGAGAGAGAGAAAGAAGATCCTTTAAAAAAGCTAGTTACTGGGGGATTAAAGCTTCTCTAGTAAAAGATAATGTTACTTTCGAAACTAAATTATTTAGCTTGAACGGTCAAAGAATTTGTAATGGTTCCGATTTCGATGAACAGACCGGCAAATTAAAACAAGGAAATAAATCTTTGATAATTGAAGAAGAAAAGGTAAATGATTTATTGAAGACTTTTTCCTCTGAGGATTGGTTAGTCTCAAAAATCGAAAAAAAACCATCCACTCGCAAGCCAGTTCCTCCATTTACAACTAGTACATTGCAACAAGAAGCAAATAGGAAGCTTCGTTTGTCTGCAAGAGAAACTATGAGATGTGCACAAGGGCTATATGAGAGAGGTTTCATAACATATATGAGGACTGATTCAGTCCATCTTTCCGAACAAGCCACAAGAGCTGCTAGAGAATGTGTCAGTACAATGTATGGAAAAGAATATTTATCTGACTCACCAAGACAATTTAATTCAACGGCAAGAAATGCTCAAGAAGCACACGAAGCTATTAGGCCAGCAGGTGAGGTATTTAAAACACCAAAGGAAACTAACCTGACTGGTAGAGATTTATCTCTTTACGATTTAATTTGGAAAAGAACTGTAGCTAGTCAAATGGCCGAAGCTAGGCTAACAATGATTAATGCTGAAATTAGTGTGGGGGATGGATTATTTAAATCTAGCGGGAAAAGTATTGATTTCGCGGGATTCTTCAGAGCTTATGTGGAGGGAAGTGATGACCCAAGTTCATCCCTTGAACAACAAGAAATTATTCTCCCAAACTTAATAACTGGAACATGTCTTGAAGTTACCAATCAGGAATCTACTTTTCATGAAACTAAACCACCTGCAAGATATACAGAGGCTGCATTAGTTAAAGTTCTTGAAAAAGAAGGGATTGGAAGACCTTCTACCTACGCAAGCATTATTGGGACAATTGTGGATAGAGGTTATGCAAATATATCTTCCAATACTTTAGCTCCAACGTTTACAGCTTTTGCTGTTACCGCTTTATTAGAAGAACATTTTCCTGATCTAGTTGATACTACGTTTACTGCAAAAATGGAATCTTCATTGGATGAAATATCTTCAGGTAATCTTGAGTGGCTACCATACCTCGAGACTTTCTATAAAGGTAAAAATGGTCTGGAGGTGAAAGTTCAGAAAACAGAGGGTGATATTGATGGTAAAGCTTATAGACAAGTTGATTTCGAAGATCTTCCTTGCGTAGTCAGAATTGGCTCTAATGGACCTTGGCTAGAGGGTACAAAAATTGATGAATCTGGTAATGAAATTCAGGCTAAAGGTAATCTTCCAATGGATATTACTCCTGGAGATTTAGACATCAAGCAAGTTGATCAAATTTTAAGTGGCCCATCAGATCTTGGAACCGATCCAAAAACTGGTGAAAAAGTCTTTTTAAGATTTGGCCCTTATGGACCTTACGTACAATTGGGAAATAATGATCAAGATAAAGCTAAACCAAGAAGAGCTTCATTACCCAAAGAATTGAAAACTGATGATCTAACTCTTGATGAGGCTCTAGTTCTTTTAAGTTTGCCTAGATTGTTAGGAGTTCATCCTGAAGGCGGTGTCGTTGAGGCTGACAGAGGAAGATTTGGACCTTATATTAAATGGATTAAAAATGAAAATGAATCTGAAAACAGATCATTAAAGAAAGAGGATGATGTCTTTACAGTTGATATAAAACGAGCATTAGAAATTCTTGCGATGCCAAAAATGGGTAGAGGAGGTCAAGAGGTACTTAAAGATTTTGGCAAGCCGAAAGAATTTAAAGAAAAAATCCAAATATTAAATGGAAGATATGGGGTCTATTTAAAATGTGGCAAAACTAATGTTTCGATTGCCAAAGATACTGACTTAGAAAAATTCTCCATAGATGATGCTTTATTTCTTTTAGAAGAAAAACTAAAAGATAAAAAAGGATCTATTTCAAAAAAAACAAAAATAAGAAATAAAAAAACCACTAGGAAAAAGAAAAGTTAG
- a CDS encoding NAD(P)H-quinone oxidoreductase subunit N, whose protein sequence is MPNEIFTINLNAQAIIPEAFILLGIVGTLLVDLAGEKTASKWAPIICYLSIGSSLFSLALQWSNPVNSAFLGSFNSDNLAIAFRAIISLSTLVSLLISWRYTEQSGSPIGEFAAIILSATLGAMLLCGSTDLISVFISLETLSVASYLLSGYLKRDPRSSEAALKYLLVGSAAAAVYLYGSSFLYGLSGSTNLEIIGLEIINKPSFITSLALVFVLSTVAFKIAAVPFHQWTPDVYEGSPTPVVAFLSVGSKTAGFAFAIRILSTTFSSFDEEWKLLFTILAILSMALGNVVALAQTSMKRMLAYSSIGQAGFVMIGIVSGTQDGLSASVLYLAAYLFMNLGAFSCVILFSLRTGSDRIIDYSGLYQKDPLITLGLSLCLLSLGGLPPMLGFFGKIYLFFAGWANHQYLLVIVGLVTSVISIYYYISVIKMMVVKEPQEASEIVKSYPETNWEVVGLPPLRIALYTCVGVTALGGILSNPLFKLANTAVSETPFLQDIIAITNNIS, encoded by the coding sequence GTGCCCAACGAAATCTTTACAATTAATTTAAATGCTCAAGCCATTATTCCAGAGGCTTTTATTTTACTAGGTATTGTTGGGACTCTTCTTGTAGATTTAGCAGGAGAAAAAACCGCCTCAAAGTGGGCACCAATAATTTGCTATTTATCAATTGGCAGTTCTCTATTTAGCTTGGCATTGCAATGGAGTAATCCAGTAAATAGTGCATTTCTTGGTTCCTTTAATTCAGATAATTTAGCAATCGCATTCAGAGCAATAATATCTTTATCAACTTTAGTTTCATTACTTATAAGTTGGCGTTATACAGAACAAAGTGGCAGCCCTATTGGCGAGTTCGCAGCGATAATTCTTTCGGCAACTCTAGGAGCAATGCTTTTGTGTGGATCTACTGACCTCATTAGTGTATTTATATCTCTGGAGACTTTATCGGTAGCAAGCTATTTACTCTCTGGTTATCTAAAGAGGGATCCAAGAAGTTCAGAGGCAGCTTTAAAATATCTGCTAGTTGGGTCAGCTGCTGCTGCAGTTTATTTGTATGGCTCCTCTTTTCTTTATGGATTAAGTGGTTCAACAAACTTAGAAATAATTGGTTTAGAGATTATAAACAAACCATCATTTATTACTTCCTTAGCTCTTGTATTTGTATTGTCAACTGTTGCATTTAAAATCGCTGCAGTTCCCTTTCATCAATGGACTCCTGATGTGTATGAGGGATCACCTACACCTGTAGTAGCTTTTTTATCTGTTGGATCAAAGACAGCAGGGTTTGCATTTGCAATAAGAATATTGAGCACTACTTTTTCTTCTTTCGATGAAGAATGGAAACTTTTATTTACTATATTAGCCATATTGAGTATGGCTCTAGGAAATGTTGTGGCCCTTGCTCAAACCTCAATGAAAAGGATGTTAGCTTACAGTTCTATTGGACAAGCAGGATTTGTAATGATTGGAATAGTATCTGGTACTCAAGACGGTTTATCAGCTTCAGTTTTATATTTAGCTGCATATTTATTTATGAATTTGGGTGCATTTTCATGTGTAATACTATTTTCTCTAAGAACTGGTTCTGACAGAATTATTGATTACTCAGGACTTTACCAAAAAGATCCTCTGATTACATTAGGCTTAAGCCTTTGTCTTCTTTCTCTTGGAGGTTTACCTCCAATGTTAGGATTTTTTGGAAAGATATATTTATTCTTTGCTGGTTGGGCTAATCATCAATATTTATTAGTAATAGTTGGGCTAGTAACTTCAGTTATCTCTATTTATTACTATATTTCAGTAATAAAAATGATGGTAGTAAAAGAACCTCAGGAAGCTTCTGAGATAGTCAAATCATATCCTGAAACAAATTGGGAGGTTGTAGGATTACCTCCCTTGAGAATTGCACTTTATACCTGTGTGGGGGTCACAGCTCTAGGGGGGATCCTTTCTAACCCTCTTTTTAAATTAGCTAACACAGCAGTTTCAGAAACGCCTTTTTTACAAGATATTATTGCCATAACAAACAATATTTCCTAA
- a CDS encoding DUF2232 domain-containing protein translates to MKITTKTEALNIVETSYLASLSSLLWVALYYLPIGGALLRLILPLPMIILQLRRGTKTALEGLLIQFLLLFIIMGPVRGTLFLFPYGILAFWLGWCWFKEKSWKISLTVGVIIGTLGFFLRVIALSTLVGDNLWVLITRASYGLIEKFIGLLDLPFSPSILSIQLGAILLIIFQEIVYVLTVHVVAYSLFPRFKLTIPDPPRLLNNLVDFNN, encoded by the coding sequence ATGAAAATAACAACAAAAACTGAAGCATTAAATATTGTCGAGACCTCATATTTAGCATCTCTTTCGTCTTTATTATGGGTTGCACTATATTATTTGCCAATTGGGGGAGCTTTATTAAGGTTGATTTTACCCCTCCCAATGATCATATTGCAATTGAGAAGAGGAACTAAAACTGCCTTGGAAGGACTCCTAATACAATTTCTACTTTTATTCATAATTATGGGTCCTGTTAGAGGAACTTTATTTTTATTTCCTTATGGCATCTTGGCTTTTTGGTTGGGCTGGTGTTGGTTTAAAGAAAAGAGTTGGAAAATTAGTTTAACTGTAGGAGTTATTATTGGAACTCTAGGCTTCTTCCTCCGAGTAATAGCATTATCTACGTTGGTTGGCGATAATCTTTGGGTGTTAATTACTAGAGCGAGTTATGGTCTAATAGAAAAGTTCATTGGATTATTAGATTTACCTTTTTCTCCATCAATTTTGAGTATCCAATTAGGTGCAATTTTATTAATAATTTTTCAAGAAATAGTTTATGTTTTAACGGTACATGTAGTTGCCTATTCTCTGTTCCCAAGATTTAAATTAACTATCCCAGATCCTCCAAGATTATTAAATAACTTAGTTGATTTCAATAATTGA